A part of Myxococcus landrumus genomic DNA contains:
- a CDS encoding GNAT family N-acetyltransferase, translating to MTEPLKPTGMWTLEFIGVEEGARGQGLTRVLLNRIEADLPAHSLFLTTADPRNVPMYKHLGFAVERALELEGLAISAMSRSRVGMKETAHPRETTAG from the coding sequence ATGACGGAGCCCTTGAAGCCGACGGGCATGTGGACGCTTGAGTTCATTGGCGTCGAGGAGGGGGCGCGTGGACAGGGACTCACGCGGGTGCTCTTGAATCGAATCGAAGCGGACCTTCCGGCACACTCGCTGTTCCTCACGACCGCGGACCCGCGCAATGTGCCGATGTACAAACACTTGGGTTTCGCCGTGGAGAGAGCCCTCGAGTTGGAGGGACTCGCCATCAGCGCCATGAGCCGAAGCCGGGTTGGGATGAAGGAGACTGCGCATCCCAGAGAAACCACGGCGGGGTGA